Proteins from a genomic interval of Anolis sagrei isolate rAnoSag1 chromosome 1, rAnoSag1.mat, whole genome shotgun sequence:
- the BDNF gene encoding brain-derived neurotrophic factor isoform X2, whose translation MFHQVKRVMTILFLTMVISYFSCMKAAPMKEVSLRGQGSLAYPGLRTQGNLENLGGPNDATRGLTSLADTFEHVIEELLDEQQPVQPSKENKDADLYSSRVMLSSQVPLEPPLLFLLEEYKNYLDAANMSMRVRRHSDPARRGELSVCDSTSEWVTAAEKKTAVDMSGATVTVLEKVPVPKGQLKQYFYETKCNSKGYTKEGCRGIDKRYWNSQCRTTQSYVRALTMDNKKRVGWRFIRIDTSCVCTLTIKRGR comes from the coding sequence TTCCACCAAGTGAAAAGAGTGATGACCATCCTTTTCCTTACTATGGTTATTTCATACTTCAGTTGCATGAAAGCTGCCCCAATGAAAGAAGTTAGCCTCAGAGGACAAGGCAGCTTGGCTTATCCCGGTCTTCGGACACAGGGAAACTTGGAGAACCTAGGTGGGCCCAATGATGCCACACGGGGATTGACATCTTTGGCAGACACCTTTGAACATGTCATAGAGGAGCTCCTGGATGAGCAGCAGCCTGTCCAGCCCAGCAAGGAAAACAAGGATGCAGACTTGTACTCGTCTCGGGTTATGCTCAGCAGTCAAGTGCCTTTGGAGCCTCCACTGCTCTTTCTGCTTGAGGAGTATAAAAACTACTTGGATGCTGCAAACATGTCCATGAGGGTCCGGCGTCACTCCGATCCTGCTCGCCGTGGAGAGCTGAGTGTGTGTGACAGTACTAGTGAATGGGTGACAGCGGCTGAGAAAAAGACTGCGGTGGACATGTCAGGGGCAACGGTTACTGTTCTGGAAAAAGTACCTGTACCCAAAGGCCAACTGAAGCAATATTTTTATGAGACCAAATGCAACTCAAAGGGTTATACGAAAGAGGGCTGCAGGGGCATAGACAAGAGGTACTGGAATTCCCAGTGCCGAACTACCCAGTCTTACGTGCGAGCTCTCACCATGGATAACAAAAAGAGAGTTGGATGGCGGTTTATAAGAATAGACACTTCCTGTGTGTGTACACTGACCATAAAAAGGGGAAGATAG
- the BDNF gene encoding brain-derived neurotrophic factor isoform X1 produces MGGPWAALGRVCVLSLAEQRKRGAKFHQVKRVMTILFLTMVISYFSCMKAAPMKEVSLRGQGSLAYPGLRTQGNLENLGGPNDATRGLTSLADTFEHVIEELLDEQQPVQPSKENKDADLYSSRVMLSSQVPLEPPLLFLLEEYKNYLDAANMSMRVRRHSDPARRGELSVCDSTSEWVTAAEKKTAVDMSGATVTVLEKVPVPKGQLKQYFYETKCNSKGYTKEGCRGIDKRYWNSQCRTTQSYVRALTMDNKKRVGWRFIRIDTSCVCTLTIKRGR; encoded by the coding sequence TTCCACCAAGTGAAAAGAGTGATGACCATCCTTTTCCTTACTATGGTTATTTCATACTTCAGTTGCATGAAAGCTGCCCCAATGAAAGAAGTTAGCCTCAGAGGACAAGGCAGCTTGGCTTATCCCGGTCTTCGGACACAGGGAAACTTGGAGAACCTAGGTGGGCCCAATGATGCCACACGGGGATTGACATCTTTGGCAGACACCTTTGAACATGTCATAGAGGAGCTCCTGGATGAGCAGCAGCCTGTCCAGCCCAGCAAGGAAAACAAGGATGCAGACTTGTACTCGTCTCGGGTTATGCTCAGCAGTCAAGTGCCTTTGGAGCCTCCACTGCTCTTTCTGCTTGAGGAGTATAAAAACTACTTGGATGCTGCAAACATGTCCATGAGGGTCCGGCGTCACTCCGATCCTGCTCGCCGTGGAGAGCTGAGTGTGTGTGACAGTACTAGTGAATGGGTGACAGCGGCTGAGAAAAAGACTGCGGTGGACATGTCAGGGGCAACGGTTACTGTTCTGGAAAAAGTACCTGTACCCAAAGGCCAACTGAAGCAATATTTTTATGAGACCAAATGCAACTCAAAGGGTTATACGAAAGAGGGCTGCAGGGGCATAGACAAGAGGTACTGGAATTCCCAGTGCCGAACTACCCAGTCTTACGTGCGAGCTCTCACCATGGATAACAAAAAGAGAGTTGGATGGCGGTTTATAAGAATAGACACTTCCTGTGTGTGTACACTGACCATAAAAAGGGGAAGATAG
- the BDNF gene encoding brain-derived neurotrophic factor isoform X3: protein MTILFLTMVISYFSCMKAAPMKEVSLRGQGSLAYPGLRTQGNLENLGGPNDATRGLTSLADTFEHVIEELLDEQQPVQPSKENKDADLYSSRVMLSSQVPLEPPLLFLLEEYKNYLDAANMSMRVRRHSDPARRGELSVCDSTSEWVTAAEKKTAVDMSGATVTVLEKVPVPKGQLKQYFYETKCNSKGYTKEGCRGIDKRYWNSQCRTTQSYVRALTMDNKKRVGWRFIRIDTSCVCTLTIKRGR from the coding sequence ATGACCATCCTTTTCCTTACTATGGTTATTTCATACTTCAGTTGCATGAAAGCTGCCCCAATGAAAGAAGTTAGCCTCAGAGGACAAGGCAGCTTGGCTTATCCCGGTCTTCGGACACAGGGAAACTTGGAGAACCTAGGTGGGCCCAATGATGCCACACGGGGATTGACATCTTTGGCAGACACCTTTGAACATGTCATAGAGGAGCTCCTGGATGAGCAGCAGCCTGTCCAGCCCAGCAAGGAAAACAAGGATGCAGACTTGTACTCGTCTCGGGTTATGCTCAGCAGTCAAGTGCCTTTGGAGCCTCCACTGCTCTTTCTGCTTGAGGAGTATAAAAACTACTTGGATGCTGCAAACATGTCCATGAGGGTCCGGCGTCACTCCGATCCTGCTCGCCGTGGAGAGCTGAGTGTGTGTGACAGTACTAGTGAATGGGTGACAGCGGCTGAGAAAAAGACTGCGGTGGACATGTCAGGGGCAACGGTTACTGTTCTGGAAAAAGTACCTGTACCCAAAGGCCAACTGAAGCAATATTTTTATGAGACCAAATGCAACTCAAAGGGTTATACGAAAGAGGGCTGCAGGGGCATAGACAAGAGGTACTGGAATTCCCAGTGCCGAACTACCCAGTCTTACGTGCGAGCTCTCACCATGGATAACAAAAAGAGAGTTGGATGGCGGTTTATAAGAATAGACACTTCCTGTGTGTGTACACTGACCATAAAAAGGGGAAGATAG